One region of Dysidea avara chromosome 1, odDysAvar1.4, whole genome shotgun sequence genomic DNA includes:
- the LOC136239880 gene encoding uncharacterized protein isoform X1, which translates to MVSSDLFLRRFTTVVSLEMTYLLQLDNIIRGLSFLLFVISSNGANTDKTTVIGDSTLRRHIPLTHCWMSAKLNLEVTRSESELFKLYQNLKQIASSDSDNEFLETLEEATGWESVNATEKTEQLSATLADAQKLTETWQKYIHSESLTVMASVQEEYKISENTANKKLAKTHEKSKVALQWLRQIDVVKYSSLPKYAFAKIFLYPRFEKYLESTLDHSESAEHCIKARRNLYPD; encoded by the exons ATGGTGTCTTCTGATCTCTTCTTGCGGAGAT TCACTACAGTTGTATCATTAGAGATGACTTATTTACTGCAATTGGACAATATTATAAGAGGACTGAGTTTCCTATTGTTTGTAATCAGTTCCAATGGGGCTAACACAGATAAGACAACAGTTATTGGAGACAGTACGTTGAGGAGACATATCCCACTAACACATTGTTGGATGTCTGCTAAACTCAATCTTGAAGTGACACGCAGTGAGTCAGAACTATTCAAACTGTACCAAAATCTCAAGCAGATAGCAAGCAGCGATAGTGACAATGAGTTTCTTGAAACATTGGAAGAAGCTACTGGATGGGAATCTGTCAACGCTACAGAGAAAACTGAACAACTTTCTGCTACACTCGCAGATGCACAGAAGTTAACAGAAACCTGGCAAAAGTATATCCACAGTGAAAGCTTGACAGTCATGGCAAGCGTACAAGAAGAGTACAAGATAAGTGAGAATACAGCAAATAAGAAGTTGGCAAAGACACATGAAAAGAGTAAAGTAGCACTGCAGTGGTTGCGGCAGATCGATGTGGTGAAGTATTCCTCACTGCCAAAGTATGCTTTTGCAAAGATATTTTTGTATCCAAGATTTGAGAAGTATTTAGAGTCAACTCTGGATCATTCCGAGTCTGCAGAACATTGTATTAAAGCACGTCGTAATCTCTATCCTGACTAg
- the LOC136239880 gene encoding uncharacterized protein isoform X2, giving the protein MTYLLQLDNIIRGLSFLLFVISSNGANTDKTTVIGDSTLRRHIPLTHCWMSAKLNLEVTRSESELFKLYQNLKQIASSDSDNEFLETLEEATGWESVNATEKTEQLSATLADAQKLTETWQKYIHSESLTVMASVQEEYKISENTANKKLAKTHEKSKVALQWLRQIDVVKYSSLPKYAFAKIFLYPRFEKYLESTLDHSESAEHCIKARRNLYPD; this is encoded by the coding sequence ATGACTTATTTACTGCAATTGGACAATATTATAAGAGGACTGAGTTTCCTATTGTTTGTAATCAGTTCCAATGGGGCTAACACAGATAAGACAACAGTTATTGGAGACAGTACGTTGAGGAGACATATCCCACTAACACATTGTTGGATGTCTGCTAAACTCAATCTTGAAGTGACACGCAGTGAGTCAGAACTATTCAAACTGTACCAAAATCTCAAGCAGATAGCAAGCAGCGATAGTGACAATGAGTTTCTTGAAACATTGGAAGAAGCTACTGGATGGGAATCTGTCAACGCTACAGAGAAAACTGAACAACTTTCTGCTACACTCGCAGATGCACAGAAGTTAACAGAAACCTGGCAAAAGTATATCCACAGTGAAAGCTTGACAGTCATGGCAAGCGTACAAGAAGAGTACAAGATAAGTGAGAATACAGCAAATAAGAAGTTGGCAAAGACACATGAAAAGAGTAAAGTAGCACTGCAGTGGTTGCGGCAGATCGATGTGGTGAAGTATTCCTCACTGCCAAAGTATGCTTTTGCAAAGATATTTTTGTATCCAAGATTTGAGAAGTATTTAGAGTCAACTCTGGATCATTCCGAGTCTGCAGAACATTGTATTAAAGCACGTCGTAATCTCTATCCTGACTAg
- the LOC136239893 gene encoding uncharacterized protein encodes MNEDNIECVALEECAVSFTNKLDPSAIFAHLIAQHLLTEDDKQVLMSNARTPREKANYIMHVLPRKADGWFDKLLQCLHDSTDGTGHGVLLKDLEEKRKELRERRNTGTPKTRKHKISVRGGAEEEQRPLLARQEETYSIFLESSGNHSNHTIQVRSSDTVGSLMDKVRTKLNISHMYGIRLISGSQELRLTNSLRDSNITSNSRVVMVVITRGGMVS; translated from the exons ATGAACGAAGACAATATCGAATGTGTCGCACTAGAAGAATGCGCTGTGTCCTTCACCAACAAATTGGACCCATCCGCGATATTTGCACACTTGATAGCACAACATCTCTTAACAGAGGACGATAAACAAGTGTTGATGAGCAATGCGAGAACACCAAGAGAAAAGGCGAACTACATTATGCACGTATTGCCCAGAAAGGCGGATGGGTGGTTTGATAAACTGTTACAATGTCTCCATGATTCAACGGATGGCACAGGCCATGGGGTCCTTTTGAAAGACTTGGAGGAAAAGCGTAAAGAATTAAGAGAGAGAAGAAACACAGGTACACCCAAGACTAGGAAGCACAAGATATCAGTTAGGGGAGGTGCTGAAGAAGAACAGAGACCATTATTAGCTCGACAAGAAGAG ACTTATTCGATATTCTTGGAATCATCTGGTAATCACTCTAACCACACAATACAAGTCAGGTCAAGTGATACAGTTGGATCTCTTATGGATAAAGTCAGAACTAAACTTA ACATATCTCACATGTATGGTATCAGACTGATATCAGGCTCACAAGAACTAAGGTTAACTAATTCACTACGTGATTCAAACATCACCAGTAACAGTCGGGTTGTCATGGTAGTGATCACACGTGGTGGAATGGTCAGCTAG
- the LOC136239902 gene encoding uncharacterized protein: MATGSDLELIEANKPPTTRQLLSFVIPKVATRWYELGVMLLRPEQEPRLQQIKSDHGDNVRKSCLEMFTYWRRSHPDDNWNHLVAALKSPGLEMDAVAADLQKMFTAITIGKDQTSLQTNVEEAKSEDKRNITCPAYYSVLFSSLVETVLNILSKLDNKEETLERAKSLCICLTIGSESKTLLFDDEKLKKITDCANFRELFVILRAHWNWDECSILEGIVEKCESEKAQQELHKYRQKVVITKGLEVIFNQVKVSPPTGYKRFYVIYKTSSTRLTTDQYLDCKKFIFDTLEVHQYVALPYSWVLFGSLHLEWHVTAQAVPYMMVMAYKKKQVFIDNSYVFMQLGVVPIYDMRDTHEEEKSPSITSGSHHTVSTPLDDESCNIEHDVLKECAVSFTNKLDASAIFPHLTAHHLLSEDDKLVLISTLRTPREKAKHIMSILPQKTDGWFDKLLLCLRESVDGTNHGDLWRELEQKQKELRQTKSTGTPKNIDISIKEESEESHRPAGDEENKPFSIFVTSAISHKHIVLQVRPSDTVGRLMDLVRKKFIMPDVFSLISGSQELRLNNSLRDSNIKSNSRVMIVIRIPGGVFS; this comes from the exons ATGGCTACAGGATCAGATCTAGAGTTGATAGAAG CTAATAAACCGCCAACCACAAGGCAACTTCTGTCCTTTGTGATACCTAAAGTTGCTACCAGATGGTATGAGTTGGGAGTTATGTTGCTAAGACCAGAGCAGGAACCAAGATTGCAGCAGATCAAATCAGACCATGGTGATAATGTAAGAAAGAGTTGTTTAGAGATGTTCACATACTGGAGACGGTCTCACCCTGACGATAACTGGAATCATTTAGTAGCAGCGCTCAAGTCTCCTGGTTTAGAGATGGATGCAGTTGCTGCAGATTTACAAAAAATGTTCACTg CAATTACAATTGGTAAGGATCAAACATCTTTACAAACCAACGTGGAGGAAGCAAAGAGTGAAGATAAGAGAAATATAACCTGTCCAGCCTACTACAGTGTACTGTTTTCTAGTCTTGTTGAAACTGTTCTCAACATTTTAAGTAAATTGGACAATAAAGAAGAAACCCTAGAAAGAGCCAAATCATTGTGTATCTGTTTAACAATTGGTAGTGAAAGTAAAACATTGTTGTTTGATGATGAAAAATTGAAGAAAATTACTGACTGTGCAAATTTCAGAGAATTGTTTGTTATTCTTCGTGCACACTGGAATTGGGATGAGTGCTCAATACTGGAAGGAATTGTTGAAAAGTGTGAGTCAGAAAAAGCACAACAAGAGCTTCACAAATACCGGCAAAAGGTGGTAATCACTAAAGGTCTTGAAGTTATTTTTAACCAAGTTAAAGTTTCTCCACCGACAGGATATAAAAGGTTTTATGTAATTTATAAAACCAGTTCAACCAGGCTAACAACTGATCAGTATCTTGACTGCAAAAAGTTTATATTTGACACTCTTGAAGTCCACCAGTATGTAGCCCTCCCATACAGTTGGGTGCTATTTGGTTCATTACATCTTGAGTGGCATGTTACTGCTCAGGCAGTCCCTTACATGATGGTTATGGCATACAAGAAGAAACAGGTTTTCATTGACAACTCTTACGTATTTATGCAACTTGGAGTAGTTCCAATATATGATATGAGGGATACTCATGAAGAA GAGAAATCTCCATCCATTACTAGTGGCAGTCACCACACAGTATCAACTCCATTGGATGATGAGTCTTGTAATATTGAACATGATGTTCTAAAAGAATGTGCTGTATCATTCACCAACAAGTTGGATGCATCTGCAATATTTCCACACTTAACAGCACATCATCTCCTATCAGAAGACGATAAACTAGTGTTAATCAGCACTTTAAGAACACCAAGAGAAAAGGCAAAACATATTATGAGTATATTACCCCAAAAGACAGATGGGTGGTTTGATAAACTGTTGCTATGTCTCCGTGAATCAGTGGATGGAACAAATCATGGAGACCTTTGGAGAGAATTAGAACAAAAACAGAAAGAATTAAGGCAAACTAAAAGCACAGGTACACCCAAAAATATAGATATATCAATCAAAGAGGAATCTGAAGAATCACATCGACCAGCTGGAGATGAAGAGAATAAG CCCTTCTCCATATTTGTGACATCAGCCATCTCTCATAAGCATATTGTATTGCAAGTCAGACCAAGTGACACAGTTGGACGTCTCATGGACTTAGTGAGAAAGAAATTTA TTATGCCCGATGTCTTTAGTCTGATATCAGGGTCACAAGAACTACGTTTGAATAATTCACTACGTGACTCAAACATCAAAAGCAACAGTCGTGTTATGATAGTGATAAGAATACCTGGTGGAGTGTTCAGCTAA